CTGATGCCACGGAAGTCAGGAACTGAGAGTCTTACGAGATACCAGTCTGCGGAGCAATGAACACGACTAGACTTTTCTTGACACGGCTCAAGAGTCGCGAGGTCAAGCTGTTCGAGCTCTGATGCACCAGAGAGCCCAAATGCAGTATCTTCACCAGGGAGCCAAAGTCCATTTGGCTTTTTTTAGCTCCTCGAGGTGGGCATACTGTATTGGTGAATTGCAGAAATTTGTTTCCCTGCCATATCTGAGGAACCCTGTAGAGATGAGGGGTGCCAACCGAGTACCACTGTCGTGAGACGAGGCAAAAGTTGTAGAAGGTCTTTTGCCGTTCCATCATTTTCATTCCATCGGGGTCGTACGATTGATCGAACCACAGCATTGCAGCAATGATCAAAAGAATCTCCGTTGGGAGATAAAGGCCGCCGGTAGTCGGCATGATGGTTGAGATTGCTTTTCTCTGGTTATTCCCTGAAATCGGGGTCTTTCACTCTGAGAACGATGTGAATTGGAGGATTTCAGGATGCAATACGCGTGTTGACTGCAAATAGAGCCATGATGACCCTGTTGATTGGCGGTGGGCTCGGCGGTGGTCGTCTATGCCGATCAGACTGCCCTTCTCTGTCCAGATTGTGTCTATCGATGTGGCCTTTGGACAAACATATGCATATGCAGTACCCGGTGGGTGCTTGCAGGACGGCAATTCGGAGAAAGCAATGAGCAGCGAGTGGGGCGGAAGCGGAAGTAGATCGGAGATGATATCACCCCCTCAAAACCCCAATGAGTCAAGCTCTTTCTActtttccatcctcgatCGAGCCTCTGAAATAATCCGGAGCTGCACTTGCACTGGCAGACCACAATGAGGCCCACGGCAATGCCACGATCACTCGGGCTATTCCAGACCGCCCGAGTCGGGTACTCGTTGGGTCGCCGCGCTATCCAGACCGCAAGCAGCTCGCGCATCCCTAACTTCGCATTTGCATTCGAGTGAGTCAAGGCCATGTGCGTCCATGACCGTCAATTGGTGCTCAGGTACTCACAGCTCATTATAGCATTGACGGCGTCCTCCTTCGAGCTTCAAAACCGATCCCCGGCGCGGCCAAGTCATTGCGCCTACTAAAGGACCAAGGCATTCCGTTCATCCTCCTCACGAATGGCGGTGGAAAACATGAGACAGAGCGTGTGGCGGAAATCAGTGAGAAGCTCGATGTATCTCTGGACTCGACGCATATAGTTCAGAGTCACTCCCCTTTTGCGGAACTCGTCAAAGGTGAGGACGAGACCAGTGCTCTGGAACATAAGTGCATTTTAGTCGCAGGCGGCGATGGTGACAGCTGCAGACGTGTTGCTGAACGGTACGTCGAGACACTCGAATCTTTTGTCTTGTTCATCTTGCTCTTTCTTTGTCTCTTCGCTCGGAATGGGCCCGTTGCTGACCGACCGGACTCATCAGGTATGGGTTCAAGAACGTTGTGACCCCGGGCGATATTTTCATGGCCAATCCTGCTATCTGGCCATTTTCGAAGAACTACACGGACTATTACAAGACGTTCGCGcgccctcttcctcgaaTTTCTGGGTCACAGGATTCAACCAATGGGCTTAAAATCGATGCGGTGTTCGTTTTCAATGATCCTCGAGATTGGGCCCTAGACACGCAGGTGATCATGGATCTGTTGCTCTCCTCCAATGGAGTCATGGGTACCCTTTCGGAAAAGAACGGCCGGTCCGATCTGCCCAATCATGGTTACCAACAAGACGGGCAACCCTCTTTGTATTTCTCGAATCCTGATCTGTGGTGGGCAGCTGCCTACCATCTGCCTCGACTTGGCCAAGGAGGGTTCCGAGAAGCACTCGAAGGCGTTTGGGCTGCAACCACGGGCGGCCCCAGCAAGGGTATTGAGTTGAAGAAGACCGTGATTGGAAAGCCCTATCAAGCGACTTATGAATTCGCAGAAAGACAACTTCTGCGCAATCGAGCGCACTCTTTCAGCAGTGCAACAAACCTTCCTCCTTTGGAACGAGTATACATGGTCGGTGATAATCCCGAGTCGGACATCCGGGGTGCCAATTCATACAGAAGTGAGATGGGCAGCAGCTGGCAGTCCATCCTTGTGCGCACAGGTGTGTATAGCGGTGGCGAGCCGATATGGACTCCACAAGTTATTGCAGATGATGTTCAGGAGGCTGTTCAATGGGCATTGAAGGCCTCAAAGTGGAATTAGACCAAATAGACGATACAGGAATTCACCGTGTACATGAAAGTGCTGCAGAGCTTTGAGGTGATGCTTTGCATGTGTTTTGGTTTACGAGCTTCACGTCAGGTCGCGTTAACCTCGGATTTTATATTCTCCCGGAATTACCTGTCCTATATCTGTAGTTCACCGTAGGGGATAGCCCATGTTTGCTCATGTCGAGAGTCATATCCCTCTTCAGGTCCTGTTCTGCCGCCTGAGATATCAGGCTTGAATctggatcagatcaagtGAGCATCACCTGACTCATCCCCTCTTAGGGCTTAGGGTAATGCGGGACGGCGGGGTGACTCAAGACAAAGCATTGATCGTCACAAGAGCTTCTTATCGACGTCGGAATCATTGAGGTAAGACGGTCACTATCAGGTCCACTTCACAAGGCGGTCGATTAAATCTGATCTTCTAGAAACCATGGCGGACTCCGAATTACCCACTCGTCCTAAGCCGGAAGAGACCACCCAGGCCACGCCTGCGGAAGGCGGCGACTCCAAGAACGCCAGCAAGAATGCCCTGAAGAAAgccgccaaggagaaggcaAAGGCCGAAAAGGCTGCTGCTCGTGCAGCTCAGGAGAAAGCGCAAGCTGCGGCCGCCGAGGCTAACGACACTGCAAAGGGTCTGTATGGCCAGCTTCCCGAAACCAACGACGTCATTTCTGCTACACGCTTCAGCGAGCTTTCAGAAGAGTATTACGAGAAGGAAGTGACGGTCGTGGCACGCGTCGATAATGCGCGCGTACAGAGTGCCAAGCTTGCTTTCCTGATGCTGCGCCAGCAGGGACAGAAGGTCCAAGCCGTCATTGCAGCTGCGGAGCCCATCTCTCGTCAGATGATCAAGTACACCGGCGGATTGAACGTGAACTCCATTGTGCAGGTCACCGGTATTGTGAAGAAGCCTGAGATCCCCATTTCCTCCGCAACCATCAGCCATCTCGAGCTCCACATTCGCAAGGTGTACATGATCTCCGAGGCCGCGCAGATGCTCCCAATGCAAGTGAAAGATGCGGAACGTCCTCCCCCTACCGAGGCTGAGGAAGGGCAGGTCGACGCCGAAGGTGCTCCTATCGTCACTTTGAAGACCCGTCTGGACAACCGTGTGCTGGATCTTCAAACAGAGACTAGCCAGGCCATCACCTGGATCTCCAGCGGTGTCGCTCAGTTGTTCTCTGAATACATGATCAAGAGCGGCTCTCGATGGATCTTCACCCCCAAGCTGGTTGGTGCTGCCACGGAAGGTGGAAGCAATGTGTTCGAGGTCAAGTACTTCAAGCGCAACGCCTATCTTGCCCAGAGTCCTCAGCTGTACAAGCAGATGTGCATTGCTGGCGACATGGAGAGCGTCTTTGAGATTGCCCCTGTTTTCCGTGCAGAGGATAGCAACACCCACCGTCACTTGACTGAGGTGAGTGTGTGTCAAGAGCCTGATGCTCGGAAGATGTGAAACTGGGAGTGGGACATGGGCTAACTTAGTTTGCAGTTCGCTGGTCTCGATTTCGAGAAGACCTTCCAGAACCACTATCACGAGGTTTTGGACTTCGCTGAAGATCTCCTCGTTTTCATTCTTACCCAACTCAAGGAGCGTTACGCTCCTCAAATCGCCACTATCCAAAAGTCTTATCCCAAGGCAGGCGACTTCAAGCTTCCCAAGGATGGCAAGGCCTTGCGTCTGAACTACATGGACGGTGTCGCCCTCTTGAAGGAAGCCGGTGTTGACATGTCCGAGCAAGAGCGCTTCGAGAACGACTTCACCACTGCCATGGAGAAGCAGCTGGGTCAAATCATCCGTGACAAGTACGACACCGACTTCTACGTCCTTGACAAATTCCCTATGGCGGTTCGTCCTTTCTACACCAAGGCCGACCCGAAGGACAGCCGCTTCTCCAACTCGTATGACTTCTTCATGCGCGGTGAGGAGATCATGTCTGGAGCGCAGCGTATCAACGACATCAAGGAGCTGGAGGCTTCTATGCGTGCCAAGGGCTTGGACCCCACTCAAGAGGGCTTCGAAGATTACCTCAATGCCTTCCGTCAAGGCTGCCCGCCTCACGCTGGAGGTGGCCTGGGTATGAACCGTATCGTGATGTTCTTCCTTGGTCTTCCCAATGTTCGCTTGGCTTCGCTGTTCCCTCGTGACCCACAGCGCCTGCGGCCATGAGCTGAACTTTCCCAGTGTAAATAGCAAATAAAAGTAAACAATTCATACCACGGCCATTTTGATTCTATtcgtttttcttcctttttttggcgTTGATCTTTACGTTGAGAGCCTGCGGGGCAACTCcggtttctttctttcgtGAAAATTATGAAGTGTCACACGATGTCTTCAAGAGAGGAGATGATATAATGTTGTAGAGGTGTATCTAGCGTAGGAGCGCTCCACGAGAGGGTAATATATGCCCTTACCCGGGAGCTCCTTACACGGCCTACTCCAATCTCTTGCTGAGTATCGCGCCGTACCAGACAGTTGCTATAAAGCTGACCATGTTCACCAAGCTAGAAAGACCGTGAATCCGGCCGAACTTCTTGTTGAGAGCCATCATCTCCTTGGAATGAGGAGGAGCATCATAGGATTTCTTGCCATCACGAGTTTCTAGCGACACACTCCCGTAAGTAAAGACTCTTTAATCAAGCTTGAATAAAAAATATACTTGCCTTGGTGCTTGCGCTCTCGCATAGTCTTCACAGTCAATGGGCGCAGGACAAACATGTTGATCAGTCCTGTGATCGCAACAGTGGCCATTGGGAGTAAAGTATTGAAGCGATTCTCAGGCGCTGCAAGCCCCGAGAGACCCAGAGCTTGACCGTGTCTGCTCGCAGTCAGGGCGACCACGATGGGCAGTGCAGTCTGCATCGAGAAGTATACTGGAAAGATTGCCGTTTGTAAAGTAGCGAACTGTGGCCGCGGAAGAGCGCGGAATGCTACAATACCACCAACAAAAGACTACATTCATAGGTCAGAGGAGCTACTCTTCGATTGATTCAAGACTTGGGATGCCGGTATTACCTGGAACACTTGGGTTCCGAGTAGGGTGCCATAGCTAGGAAGATGTTAGAGGGACCTCTGAAGACAGGCTTTTGCCAGTGCTTGTGAGGGCTAGTAGATACATGCCTCAGAATGTGGTAGGGGCGTGGGTCAGTCATGATGTGAGATACGGCAGTGCCTTTGTTGGAATATCCAGTCTGGTGGTTGAAGTTCAGCGTCAAGAGGCTCGCAATACGGAAGATaaaaggtggtggtggtcggaGCTATTGATAACCACGGCCTCCGAGTTCCGAAACTGCTTATTGCCAGCATGCTTTCCACTCCTTGTATGCTATGGCCACGCACACAGAGATCCGGCCACACAGATCAAGTGATGTCATGTGCGCGTGTCTGGAGCTAAACCAAAAGGGTAATCCACGCGTCTGCCTACTCCGCAGGTCTTTTGAACAATTGGCGTTTTTGGACTACTTTGTTTATTTCTCCCCCGAGATTAGACTCAGAATCAAGGGCGATTCACAATGGCAGATAAGGAAGCCACTGTCTATATCGTTGATGTGGGGAAATCTATGGGAGAGCGTCGACATGGCCGTTCCGTAACAGACCTGGAGTGGGCTATGCAGTATGTTTGGGACAGAATCACAACTACGGTAAAACAGTTGGCTTTGCAGTCTTCTTGGCCCAGCATACCTAGCTGACTTGCTCTGTAGGTATCAACAGGTCGTAAAACTGCGACAATAGGTGTCGTCGCCTTACGATCTCAAGGTACGTGTCCAGGTCTATCTAGTTGAGACACCCGGCGGCTGAGAATGATAGAAACCTCGAACGAACTTCAGGAAGATGGCAGCTTTGAGAAAATTACCGTTTTGCGAAACCTTGGGCAGTAAGGCTTTTTTTTACGCAGCCTAGAGTGCTTTTTGTACTGACCGTTTAGAATGCTCATGCCCGACATTCGGCGACTCCAATATGCTCTTCAGCCGAGCTCAACCAACAGTGGCGACGGTAGGCTATTGTGTCCTTGGCAGTGTGGTCTTGCATTGAAACATAGCGCTGAAAGTTTTCCGCAGCAATTTCCTCGATAGTGATTGCAATTCAAATGATCAACACCTACACCAAAAAGCTCAAATACAAGCGGAGAATCGTCCTTGTCACAAACGGGACTGGACCGATGAACAATGAGGGCATCGAGGAAATTCAGAACAAGATCAAAAAGGATGGAATAGAACTTCTAATTTTGTCAGTCGCCACATTGAGTCTTCACTGGTAGATGGCAACTAACTATTTGCAGGGGAGCGGACTTTGACGATGCAGACTTTGGtgtgaaggaggaggataaAGACCCCCACAAGGTATCTATCAGTTCTCGCTTGACAATCTCGACACAAATTCTTATTTGCATATTAGGCTGTGAACGAGAGA
The nucleotide sequence above comes from Penicillium oxalicum strain HP7-1 chromosome II, whole genome shotgun sequence. Encoded proteins:
- a CDS encoding putative CDP-alcohol phosphatidyltransferase; the protein is MRPTAMPRSLGLFQTARVGYSLGRRAIQTASSSRIPNFAFAFDIDGVLLRASKPIPGAAKSLRLLKDQGIPFILLTNGGGKHETERVAEISEKLDVSLDSTHIVQSHSPFAELVKGEDETSALEHKCILVAGGDGDSCRRVAERYGFKNVVTPGDIFMANPAIWPFSKNYTDYYKTFARPLPRISGSQDSTNGLKIDAVFVFNDPRDWALDTQVIMDLLLSSNGVMGTLSEKNGRSDLPNHGYQQDGQPSLYFSNPDLWWAAAYHLPRLGQGGFREALEGVWAATTGGPSKGIELKKTVIGKPYQATYEFAERQLLRNRAHSFSSATNLPPLERVYMVGDNPESDIRGANSYRSEMGSSWQSILVRTGVYSGGEPIWTPQVIADDVQEAVQWALKASKWN
- a CDS encoding Aspartate--tRNA ligase, cytoplasmic, translated to MADSELPTRPKPEETTQATPAEGGDSKNASKNALKKAAKEKAKAEKAAARAAQEKAQAAAAEANDTAKGLYGQLPETNDVISATRFSELSEEYYEKEVTVVARVDNARVQSAKLAFLMLRQQGQKVQAVIAAAEPISRQMIKYTGGLNVNSIVQVTGIVKKPEIPISSATISHLELHIRKVYMISEAAQMLPMQVKDAERPPPTEAEEGQVDAEGAPIVTLKTRLDNRVLDLQTETSQAITWISSGVAQLFSEYMIKSGSRWIFTPKLVGAATEGGSNVFEVKYFKRNAYLAQSPQLYKQMCIAGDMESVFEIAPVFRAEDSNTHRHLTEFAGLDFEKTFQNHYHEVLDFAEDLLVFILTQLKERYAPQIATIQKSYPKAGDFKLPKDGKALRLNYMDGVALLKEAGVDMSEQERFENDFTTAMEKQLGQIIRDKYDTDFYVLDKFPMAVRPFYTKADPKDSRFSNSYDFFMRGEEIMSGAQRINDIKELEASMRAKGLDPTQEGFEDYLNAFRQGCPPHAGGGLGMNRIVMFFLGLPNVRLASLFPRDPQRLRP